In the Xyrauchen texanus isolate HMW12.3.18 chromosome 47, RBS_HiC_50CHRs, whole genome shotgun sequence genome, gtgaaaaaaagtaatttttatttctgggtgaaatatccctttatccCCCTCCATTAAGCAATAAAGTTGAGGAGCAAATGTTAGACCATTCTTATCTGATATTGCATTCCATGCACACATTCCCATAAATTGGACAAATGTTGCTTAGAATATATTTGCATTTGGAAGTTCAGGAGTGACTTTGGAGTAGCCTGTGTGACATCTGCAACTTGATTGGTCCATTTCAAGTTCCATTAAAGATCTTCATTCTTACTAGAAGATGGTGATTGGCCAGCACCTTCGGTTGGCTCCACCCCCTCAGAGGCAGCGTTTTTTGATTGGAAATTGAGGGAGGCTGAGTTTATACAGTAGCGCTTCCTTGTTGGCAGGGGTCCGTCATCAAAGAGGTGGCCCAGGTGAGCACCACACTTTAAAGAAAGGGCATGAAAAATAGTGTGGGTGATTTTAAATCTTATAAAACCATTGAAAAAATTGTTTGCAGGATTATTTAGGATATTATCATACGGTCACATTTAGGATGATTGCCCCAGATTTTGTACCTGACTGCAGGTTGTCTCCACTCTGTGCATGCCATATGAAAAGTCATCTGTTTGTGTGATGGAGTCCTTATTGATCAAATCAAAAAAGGAAGGCCATCCtgcaaaattaataaaacatggagGGTAAAGTTAATCATCAACCAAATATGCGGGTGAACCTTACAAACCTATAAACTcattataatgtgcatttccatcaCTTGCATTACAAGTTTTAGTTTTGGTACTCTTCCTGGTCTACCAGGAAACTGAAGTTCATTCTGGATGGAATACACGCTCACTAATTCTTGGCACCTCCCTCTCTATATTTCTCAGCAACAATACATTCTAAGAAATAACCTTTATAAAATATACTGCATATGCCTAGAATGTGAAGCAACAGCAATATTTTTGCTTGAATATCAAGCAGCAGTTTGTGAAGATGTTTATGACAAGAGCATCAGACAATGTAGTCAAGTTTGGCTCCTGTTGTCCTCAAAGAAATTTCCGCTTAATGTCgacaaaataaaatgataatttaGGTCATATATTACAAGATATGTCCCACTTCAAATTATTTTCTAGTTGAAGATGCTATTTCACTTAGAAATGTGTCTCATTACAGatgtaaaatgggttgcgaacacggtttcatgttgattttgagAAACGTTTGTGCATTGTAACATTTTCTTTGCCAAGAGAATTCATGAGTTTTCAATAATAAGTAGCTAGACTCCAAATGAGACATCCACATCACAACTGTACTGAACTGAATTTTGTTTCTCGCAAATCCAGATACAGAGCGATCTTTTATCTACACAACTTTGTGGCTGGCCATCGTCTCATGAGGTAAGGAAGTGAAACAAACCTCACCAAACAATTGACAGCGTTATCAGCAGAGTTACGAGCTGTCTCAGAATAACATTTCTTTCATCTGGAAAGCTTCTGCCCAGTAACAGGACTGCAAGTGGAGAGAATGGCTGTTGTGGCTCATGGGTGGTCCTGCACAAGACTCTCTGAGAAGGTGGAACGTCTGGAGAAGAGGAACCTTGGGAACTTACTACTACACAGATGCTGCAGACACATTTCTTTAGGGCTTTCACAACAGACCTACCAAATTTCTGTACAACAATACTGAGCACACAGATAAGTACCTTGATGTGTCATGAAGCGTGACTTAAGAGTGTTGCTTATTCTGAGGTCTGTCAGAaagatacacattttaaaatgtatttatttatttatttttaagttaaaataatttcttctatctcaacttaatgtgcagagacataGCCATCTATAAGTAATCCTGAAACTGTGGCTTTTAATCaagatacatttttcttaataatAACAGAGAATCCCACAGGTCGATTTTCAAGGCCCACAGTGGGAGATTTGGCATTCAAAGTCATTTCAGTAACCAACAGCATGTTCTCTCTTGATAAATAAGTATCACCATACAACTCAAGATGATTTTACCTTTCGCCATGAGACCAGGTCAGGCTTGAGGAAGCAGGAGCTGGCTCACTGCTGTGATACTATACGTGTTAAAAAAACAGAAGTCTGTTAGACACTGTCTATCAGTCACCCACCCATTCTATACTTTCCCCTTGAACATCCCCCACTGCCCTCTATACCGGCccccctctctctcctccctAACGCTTGGCCACAACTACAAAGCCACGAAATTCCAATCAGACACAGGAAGCTCTAGGGGGAATATAGGAATCCTATGACTCAGACCAGGAGAATCCCGGCGGATCGTTGCAGGGCTGATCTAATAGAGTTTTATCGCCAGGGCGAGCAGCCCAGTGAATGGAGCAGTGTAGCAGCACTCTAACAAAACAGGAAATTGAGTCTATATGAGTCCAGGCTGCAGCACTGCCTGTATGCAATGCAGGACGTTTGGCTTCCATGCCAACAGCGAAGACAGAAAACAGTCGACTTGAACGAAAATCCGATTTTTCAACATTGGCCCCAGATGTTTCTCATTTTGTGCTGTTTTCTGTGGAGATTTCATGCATACACATCTATGTCGTTCAGAGAGCAAAACAATTCAAaataccaacaaaaaaaaaaactgcatgtgTAACACTCAGAAGTACTGTATGGGATTTGAAGCTCAGATCTGTAATGAATCGACAAACCATAAGTGCAATATATGATAATGGCATTGTGTACACTTTGCGTCAACTCAACATTCATTAAGTCTGAGCTGATGAGTcttttcaagcttaaaaaagaaaacattttaaactcaTAAGAGAAACAAGCCATTGCAACAGCAAACTTCATTTGGGCTATGTTGGGGCAGCACTTAAAGGAAAGCTGCCATTACAACTGTGAACCAAAATTTAATGCGATCTCAACATGCAAATAAaagatgaaaacaaacaaaactttaaactacttttaaaataagcttttatttATAAAAGACTAAATCATCTTTTTCTAATAAATATGTTTTCTTGGCtattaaatatgtttttgagtATACAGAGGTGAATTAACATAGAACATTTTATATTATCCTTCTCTAACAAAGCATATACATGTCGTCATCTTGatattacagtaattctgacactATGTGAATGCAATTATTATGCTCACTATATAAGCTTGTATATATTTAACCACACATggcctttattttgaaatgtagggTACCTCAGGTGGGATTTGGAAACGGAAATGGGTGTAATCGCTTCTGTTTTGTATCTAAAGAAAACGAGTTTTACTAGTAGGAATATAATTGTAGAGCCCTGCAATTGCACTCTTACTAGTAATAATgtaattagagagctctgtaattataattcttactagtaaaaaaaatcaattgaAGATCTCTTTAACTGGAGTTTATACTAGTACAAATCCAATAGCAGAGCtctgtaattcaattgttgaGCTCTGCGACCGCATTCTTACTAGTAATAATGCAAATAGAAAGCCCTCTATTggaatttttactagtaaaaatatattgtagaaTTCTCTAATTTAAATATCACTTGTACAAATGTAATTACAACAAGTAACGCTGGGAGCATTACAAGTTAAATCAGCTTGCCATaagctactgatatgactggagcaTTACACAAATTCCATGCAAGTGTggatgatttaaaataataaattctaAATTACTATTCACTTCTTTAGGTGAAACAAGCTTTTAATGAGGGGAAATTTACTGAGTACACCTATACATCTTTAAGTTACTTTAGAGCATCAAAATCTGTCAAAATAAGCAACATAGCCATTAACAAGACCATAATGGACAGATTTTAAACTGCATCATTTCAAAAGTTTGCATTAgttttctgcaaaacaaaaacaaacctctACATACCTCTTCCCTGTAAGAAGAACAAATTCATCAGAGTTATTCCCTAATTACTAAGAAAGATGGATTGGCAGTGTTTGATAAATTAAGAGTCAAAAAATTCCAAAGGATTTTGAATGTTTACATCCAAAGTCATTAATCTTGCGGGAACAGATAGCGTTAATTAAAATAACTGGCTGGATGTTTTGTAAGCTTCTTAAATCAGTGTGTTGTTTCATGTAGGTGCTGTAACTCAAATATTAAGGAGCATGTGAGATTTCATGTCCCACACCTAGAGCCCATTAGGCAGCTGACTGGATACACATTTGGCCTTGCAATCAACCATGAATGAGGTTAATGAGTTCAAACACTCCCTTTTTGGAGAACAAGAGAGGTGGACAAGAGAAGAGTGGAATGAGCACTCAGTAtccattttttcttttcttttatcctattttttattttttttgagaaaCAATTGTGcttaaattctgttttgcatCTTAAGAATAAGAGTAAttgataattttgtcatcatttggcACAATACACACTCTCATGGTGTTACAAACACAAATTACTTCATTTATTTTGTGgcgcacaaaaggaaatgttaggcaatGTAagtatcagtcaccattcacttcccttGCATCTCTTTCCAAGGCCTCAGTCAACGTTTACTTAGTGTATGGAAAAAGGATGCAAGGGAAGTGAATAGTGACCGAGGATGACATTATGTCTACCTTCTCctagtcatactggtttggaaatggaccaacataagggtgagtgaatgatggcagaatttccatttttggctgAGCCTTTGGGTTTATGTGTAAAATGATATATGAATACTTTGGTATCTCTAATATTAAAGACAATATGAAATGCTGTTCGTAACTCATTTACTTCCACAATGAGACATTTCTATGTGAAACAAGATTTTCaatgacaaaatatgaaatataagagGCTGTGACATcagcaaaatgttaaaaaaaggtAATTTCATAGGTAGAGcaagtacattttaaagaaagattacGATGACAACACATTTATAGTTCATGAAATGACcaggaatatacagtatgttaactctttccccgccaaacacggaattttccgggtttccgtgttttaggtgttatactgtaaggaagacccctgcgcatgttttgaaagagtacgcaactctttgatcaaagaaacagactgcgatcgtctcaaacatgaagaagtggagtattgagaagctcaaaatatcagacataaacatgcctttttctcagctttttgtctgaaatgttgtttttgacaaaacctacctctgttcaagtcgtaataaaaaagaacaaatgaagataaaataaaatcggttttttttgcctaaaagcagaggctcagatctttattgtgatatatagcatcttcatatattcatggaagaaaatattctgcgggccattaaagtttagcgaaaatcatcaaaaacctggcggtggctggcaacttttttttaaaaacgctggcggggaaagagttaagaaagTAACTAGggtccatttttatttcatgctgactaGAGCTTAAGTATTAGAAAATCATATATACTGCAGTTGTTACAGGGGAGGGAGAATTCATACCTGATCCAGAGTCAAACTTCTTATTAGacctataaaaacatttaaaacggTGTACAGtcaatataaaatagaaaagaaaacattACATTTCCAAATGAAGGCACAAACATGTAAGGATAGCTTTTTTGGATGACAAAGCTTTTCCGAACTCAGAATTCATTCCAATTAcagattatgttatgttattCTTGGTCTATTTTGGGAATATCACTGAGACCTGAGCCAACACTAACTGTAAATTCTGATGCCTTTGATGCTCTTCAGTGAGCTGAGAAAAAGGTGACTTGGTCTGGGCCCGCTTCAGACACCCCATCAGGTAGAATTAACTTCTGGCTACACACATCTAACCAAGTCCACTGCAGGGCCATGTGagaagtagggctgcaactaacaatcgATTAATCAaacaattattagaacaattattcggCTATttagcgattattgcaatgattaatcattagctcttaacctatTATTCAGCTTGCGCCCCCActtaaatgttgtattaaacatgcttactaacaagttaagaggaaaaaattatcttttaaaaatctacatgacattcactgaattaaaggaaaaaaaatactttttattaagtttaatttagtaaagaaattcactgcaaaatttatattctgctccagcatacctaaaaacatttatacagagctacgttcccaccagaagcctgcggctaaggaacgtcgccttgtcataccaaaacaaagtggcaccaaaacactttcccggactttcagtttcatcataccacgttggtggaatgaccttcccactCAATCaatgaagctaactcactctctatcatcttttccaagagcacttaaccagtcacttaaaaattattatttacaattcttgttgcacttaaatccgttatgtatactattctgatgatagtgaaactttgtattatggtacttttcgtaccactgtttccttaagatgatttgcttatgttttcctcttttgtaagtcgctttggataagccatcatgttataatctagctgcattaagtgtgcacaCTCGAGAGACAAGCATCCCCGCGACAGAgcgtgcatcagccgggtgcagtttcaatctctcccccttagatcaggacattcgcacaactcatagaatAAGCGCTGtccgcacagaaaaatgccagtttcggagtttgtagttatttacatgatctgcttccgtattatttgaactttaataaagctgtaacacaataaatataactgcatttaagatgtaacggcggggtgtttcctttaaaggaaAACATTACTCGacacacaagttttgcttcagcggagcggcagctccaCTTATTCTACAACGACagcgcttctgtatttactttgtatatttgcattataattccctcataatttgcgatctacatcacctgaagctgtttggaaagtttagagtgcatctggactgtgatctgtatAATtcatcctctcctcagtcaggtgcgagctatagtgctgctctcatcattagagtttaaagtgatctcaagttacattaaattagatcaaatgaatattcgacaacaaaaaatgtggtcaacaatttttttattgtcaactaatcatttcagccctagtgAGAAGTAGTGCCAATTAGACTGGACAAATACAGAGCTACTGTACCTTCTGTTCTGAGAATGCTCTGATATATTGGCAAAAACTAGTTGTCTTAGTGTTAAAACTGCAAAAGGATCAGACAGCCTTTATGCATGTCTCTCTTACTAACAGAAGTATGCTATTTAACTGCAAAGAACAGATGACCAAAACAAACTGGAATTCTAATCATTATTAAAAGAGAGCTCTTCACTTTTTTTTAGGTGACTTTCTAAATAACCATAACAAAGATGAGGTGGGAAATTTGAAGATGGGCCACTCTGGACACTTACGTGAAAAGTGGGGTGCCGCAAACAACACAGTGGTACGTTCCTTCCTCTTTGTTATCTGTATATTTTCCTGTGAAAGCACtagcaataaaaacaaaaacaacaacaaaacgtaATATATTAAAATGATCAGGAAGGTATACAGTTAGTTCAGGCCccaaaatacacttctattctCCTCAGACAGGCTAAGGGAATTTTTCACATTCCTACTGCCAATGGGCCAATAAATACTTTCTCCACGTGTGTTACCACTGAGCGATGGAGGGAAACAGGGTAAGAGTCAGTGTTTTCCCTTCCACTCTGCAAACAAGCTCATTTTTCCTaacatcatcctcctcctcctccttatCTCATTGCCTCGGGTCATTCAGATGAAAAAGTgccatgcatttatgcagaggaTGTTTATGCAACAGTCCTGTGTTGGGTAGTCACTAGAACAGACTTTTGCAGTATAGGTGCATCCCTTGAAATTGACAAAGGGTAAAGTCCCTGATTTCATCTGTCCAGATTTCCTGTGTTATACAGTACCAGTcgaaagtttggacacacctacttgttttttttttttgactatgTTCTATATTTTCATCTCGCATTttgcttcttcaaagtagccttctttgcctagattacagctctgtacaccattttctcaaccaacttcatgaggtgcttttaaacagtattgaagttcCCATACTTGGCTTCTTTTCCTTCACACTCTGATCcaactcatccatttaaaaatatatttaattttagtttCATATAGAAATACATATGCAGACAAAATTCATATTGGTGTACAAGCATTAATGCATAAGCCTTTTAGATCTAAAgtttttaaaatcatgagaaacaGATTCAATCAAGTGTGTCCAACcttttgactggtagtgaatGTTGTAGTTTTGAGTTAGGATGGGCAACTCACCTCTCTGTACCTTTCTCCTGAGTAACAAGGTACTGCATGGGGGTCAACCGCTTCCTCAGCTCCTCCACTGGGAACGTTTTGGGCCATGTCTTCTTGCTCCGGCATGTTCCTACAGGACAGAAATTAAGGTAGGACAAAAGTAAGTGTCCCTTATAACAATAACATTGAAGCGCCAAACCACAAGAAACAATTATCACTCTAGTCTAGTAATTTTCTACGGGACTCTTTCCAAGCAGGGGTCAGCACTTTAGTTTGAtcatttttgttgtaaatgattcGGACAATGACAAGCATCTGTCCTCTTTAATTAATAAGTTGACTCTTGCTTGGGAAAATCTCCATTTCAgtgacacacacacgctcgcaatTCATACGCTTCCAATTCAGTGATGTGCTACAGCCAAAGTATTACGCTGAGGAAAATTTGATTTTCCCTGTGTGACATATATATTAAGTTATGACATTCTAGATGAGTGCTCAATTTGGATGTTGCGCAGAAGGCCATCTCTACTGCTACAGGGGTTAGTACACTTGTTTCCTAGCTTTGCAACCATGCTGACCTCTAGAGGTCAAACTGAGGGCAGATCAAGGCAAATGTTTTTTGACAGTGATAACTTGCATTTCCCAACTTCCAGCCAACtgattatataattttaatacaagTAATAAGAATGCATTTAGAATCCCATTCATAATAAACATCAAAATGGTAATTTCATCAAGTGACACAGCTGTGGGGGAAATGTGGTCACATCCTTGCTCAAATATCCAATGAAATGTAGACTTCAAGCAGTTTAGTCAGAAATATCAATTTTGGCATTGCTAAGGTGCTAAAAAGAAGACAAGCATGTAGACATCTGTACACCATTAGTCACTGGGACATGCAATTTTAAATTACACCCATTTCCCAACATAAGAGTGCATTCTCCCTCCCTTCTCTAAGCTAATAATCATTGTTTTTCACACTTTGCAGTGTACTTGTGGGGTTGCTCCAGCTCATGTACTTGCAGTTTTACAGCAAGTGTTCTGGTAAGAATGGGTCTAACTTTCCTTGGACTATGTGGAGAATTCCTCTCGACAAGATTGAATCCATGTGAGAGGACGAAATAATGGGGTATTTAAAGTCTCTCTGTTGAATGGGCTCCATTGATGGGCATTCTCTGTCCAGCAAGTACAAAGTTGCTTCTGACAAACACAGAGAAGAGGGGAGGAGAGTACACAGAGGAGGGGGTCCCCTCTCTACAGGACTCTCCCATATTCCTCTGGTCTCTGTGAGAGGGATCTTCTGGATCTTATTagtgaaacagagagagagacagagagagagagagagagagagagaattcctATTTTTTTGTGCATGGATGGTTTTGAACCCTATTTATACTTTGAGAaaggaaagggggggggggggggtgaaaaaagtgttttatttctgTCTAGAATAGCCTCTAAGGAGGCATTTAGGAAGAAATTCAGGAATTTGGTCCGTGTCACCCCCTGCGAATGATTTAGATTTGGTGCACTGAGAGGTCACTCTACAAATCAAAACATTCCTCCAACATCCCTCTGCTATAACCTCAAGTGTAAGTTATTTCATAATTAGAggcaagatttttttttagcatatccCCTTTAGGTTGCATCACTTAAAACCAAAAATATCATTTTTCAGGCATTTTTCATGGTTCTTCTCACCTATAAATGTTAGAAGCTCATTGCAAACAGATACTTTTACAGTGCTTGAAAGGCATTACTGTACTAACATTCCTTAAACATTCTGGCAAGTGTTTTTTCTTAATCTCCTCAccctaaggccatgtccacattaTAATGTTTTcacttgaaaatgcattgattttgctatgtttacgccTTTCATACATACTGGAATGcggttttcctccactgaaaagtTTCGAAAACActttccattactgcatactTCCGAAAAACAAATCACATTAGGAAACTAAAACAGATAAACCGATAAATTTTGCTGGATTTCAGGCACTGGTGTTTCCTTCAGGAAAttcaaatttagttttgtttgaCCATTTTGACACAAAGTTCTTAATTTTACAATATTACTTTGATTCATCTTTATGAATCTATCTGTATAAATGTAAGGTTTTCTACAATCACTAATAGCTCACAAATTGATAAAACAAATTGCCCTCAAAAGACACATTTACTTTGTTGTTGCATGTATGTCTTATGTACCTAATATCCTAAAATggaaaatgctttaaaaacaaaagcaacagtagaaattaattaaatgttaagGCTTGACTGGGCATGCAGGCTTAAAAGAAGGTAAAACAGTGAGTTAAGTGTTATTCTATGAACAAATGAAGAGCTATACGGAAAAAAGTAGcaaagcaaatgtgacatttcTGGGCAAGGGGTCgtcaaatgcagaaaaaaacaactcaataactttactattatttattatgttcaaaatgtaataatatagaATGAGTAGGCGTGTCCAAATTTTTTGATAGGTAGTGTATGgtaaattagaaaaaaatgtttagtttaaaaaGTATTATCTTTTCACCTGTTGAATATCAGCCAGATTCCATACAGCTTTGGACAAATGAGGATTCCACAGGCTAAAATATTCTTTCATTTATGTTGAGACATCACCACAGCACAGAAGCCCTTTATTTCCATATTAGGCCagtcaaaaagcaaaaaaaaaaaaaaagacattagcCATCTAGTTCTAGAGGTTAAGGTCAATAGGCTGCCTTTAGTTTCTCCACAAGTGACCTGACCAtcaaaccaaacacacacaccccttgCCCAATACTCTTGCTTGTGTGCCCACACGTAGGAAAGCATGTGTAAGAGGAGAACACAGAGcacactgcaaacacacacatagcatCCAGGTGACCTGAGGGGAGCCCGCAGGCCTTGAGTTTTACAGGTTGGCCTTGGGTGACCAGATGCAGTAGATTGAATCCGGACATAGCTGGCGCTGATGCTGCAGGAAGAAGAGAGCGGCGAGAGACCAAGTCACCTGCTAAAACACCCTCCTAACACTCCAGCTAAAAAAAATACAGACAAACATAGGAGGGAGAGGAAGGAGAGAGAAGACAACACAGATGTAAGTCATAGAGATGGACACTTAGAGCGGCCAATCACGAGACGGCCACCGCTTTTCATGCAGGGGA is a window encoding:
- the LOC127639006 gene encoding methionine-R-sulfoxide reductase B3-like isoform X2; the encoded protein is MRFFHSGPRSISALLFCSVLTPFLLSGTCRSKKTWPKTFPVEELRKRLTPMQYLVTQEKGTESAFTGKYTDNKEEGTYHCVVCGTPLFTSNKKFDSGSGWPSFFDLINKDSITQTDDFSYGMHRVETTCSQCGAHLGHLFDDGPLPTRKRYCINSASLNFQSKNAASEGVEPTEGAGQSPSSSKNEDL
- the LOC127639006 gene encoding methionine-R-sulfoxide reductase B3, mitochondrial-like isoform X3, with translation MSGFNLLHLVTQGQPVKLKACGLPSGTCRSKKTWPKTFPVEELRKRLTPMQYLVTQEKGTESAFTGKYTDNKEEGTYHCVVCGTPLFTSNKKFDSGSGWPSFFDLINKDSITQTDDFSYGMHRVETTCSQCGAHLGHLFDDGPLPTRKRYCINSASLNFQSKNAASEGVEPTEGAGQSPSSSKNEDL
- the LOC127639006 gene encoding methionine-R-sulfoxide reductase B3-like isoform X1, with product MAVRLLRYMAPLASTALLQCRHSPKNAGPLLTLTPPTALGTCRSKKTWPKTFPVEELRKRLTPMQYLVTQEKGTESAFTGKYTDNKEEGTYHCVVCGTPLFTSNKKFDSGSGWPSFFDLINKDSITQTDDFSYGMHRVETTCSQCGAHLGHLFDDGPLPTRKRYCINSASLNFQSKNAASEGVEPTEGAGQSPSSSKNEDL